A genomic stretch from Bradyrhizobium quebecense includes:
- a CDS encoding helix-turn-helix domain-containing protein, with product MSVYDLMRQRCGLSQTEAAEFQGVRLDTVKSWCSGRRPAPARAVDELRDLYRRILEAGASYAAQLERRGPHVGEDGSARYLVGEPRDDQDAIAQGWPNKAACLAALGVAIAALPVDAAPELVPHDKNTGIPRAGKAKVQSR from the coding sequence ATGAGCGTTTACGATCTGATGCGGCAGCGCTGCGGCCTCTCGCAGACCGAGGCTGCCGAATTCCAAGGCGTGCGCCTCGATACTGTGAAATCCTGGTGTAGCGGCCGGCGGCCGGCGCCGGCGCGCGCCGTCGACGAGCTGCGAGATCTCTATCGTCGTATCCTCGAGGCCGGCGCCAGCTACGCCGCGCAGCTCGAGCGCCGCGGCCCGCATGTCGGCGAGGACGGCTCGGCGCGTTACCTGGTCGGCGAGCCGCGCGACGACCAGGATGCGATCGCCCAGGGCTGGCCGAACAAGGCCGCATGCCTAGCCGCGCTCGGCGTTGCGATCGCCGCCCTGCCCGTCGACGCTGCGCCCGAGCTGGTCCCGCATGACAAAAACACGGGAATTCCCCGCGCCGGCAAGGCCAAGGTCCAATCGCGATAA
- a CDS encoding Gfo/Idh/MocA family protein: MIRFGLLGCGRIAKRHSDLLGGNHIAGASLVAVCDPLRARADAIAGKFAVPAHYDMDEFLARKDIDAVAVLTPSGLHPAHVIACARAGKHVVVEKPMALRLQDADDMIRACDEAGIKMFIVKQNRFNVPVVKAREALDAGRFGKLILGTVRVRWCRDQAYYDQDDWRGTWAFDGGVLTNQASHHVDMLEWFFGDVVSVHARATTALANIETEDTAVATLKFRNGALGIIEATTAARPTDLEGSLSILGEKGTVEISGFAVNQIRHWRFVNELPSDKDVVEKFSVNPPNVYGFGHQAYYHHVVDCLENQRAALVDGLEGRKSLELISALYESIETGAEVALRFTPRRSRLGVISSAHNL; this comes from the coding sequence ATGATCAGATTTGGCCTGCTCGGGTGCGGGCGTATCGCCAAGCGCCATTCCGATCTCCTGGGTGGCAATCACATCGCGGGAGCGAGCCTGGTTGCAGTCTGCGATCCGCTTCGTGCGCGTGCCGATGCGATTGCCGGGAAGTTCGCCGTTCCCGCCCATTACGACATGGACGAGTTCCTGGCGCGCAAGGATATCGACGCCGTCGCCGTGCTGACACCGAGCGGCTTGCATCCCGCGCATGTGATCGCCTGCGCAAGGGCCGGCAAGCACGTCGTGGTCGAGAAACCGATGGCGCTGCGGTTGCAGGACGCCGACGACATGATCCGGGCCTGCGACGAGGCCGGCATCAAGATGTTCATCGTCAAGCAGAACCGCTTCAACGTGCCGGTGGTCAAGGCGCGCGAGGCGCTCGATGCCGGCCGCTTCGGCAAGCTCATCCTGGGGACGGTCCGGGTGCGCTGGTGCCGCGACCAGGCCTATTACGACCAGGACGATTGGCGCGGCACCTGGGCCTTTGACGGCGGCGTGCTGACCAATCAGGCGAGCCACCACGTCGATATGCTGGAGTGGTTCTTCGGCGACGTGGTGAGCGTGCATGCGCGGGCGACGACGGCGCTCGCCAACATCGAAACCGAGGACACCGCCGTCGCGACGCTGAAGTTCCGCAACGGCGCGCTCGGGATCATCGAGGCGACCACCGCGGCGCGCCCGACCGATCTCGAAGGTTCGCTGTCGATCCTGGGCGAAAAGGGCACGGTCGAGATCTCCGGTTTCGCGGTCAACCAGATCCGGCACTGGCGCTTTGTCAACGAGCTGCCGTCGGACAAGGACGTCGTGGAGAAGTTCTCGGTCAACCCGCCCAACGTCTACGGCTTCGGCCATCAGGCCTACTATCATCATGTGGTCGATTGCCTGGAGAACCAGCGCGCGGCCCTGGTCGACGGGCTCGAGGGCCGCAAGAGCCTGGAGCTGATCTCGGCCCTCTATGAGTCGATCGAGACCGGAGCGGAAGTTGCCCTGCGCTTCACGCCGCGCCGGAGCCGGCTGGGTGTCATATCGTCCGCTCACAATCTTTGA
- a CDS encoding DUF1515 family protein: protein MSGDETASVNAALLQMAAKIGGLESTVSTLLQTWQRMEEKASEGRKDLHRKVDDLRAEMTAMGAQVTTATKDISDMKPTVQAVQNVQVQATGVRNASRWLYWAAVGLSGGVGWIITNFIDIHLKR from the coding sequence ATGAGCGGCGACGAAACGGCCAGCGTAAATGCTGCCTTGCTTCAGATGGCCGCCAAGATCGGCGGGCTGGAGTCGACCGTCTCGACGCTGCTGCAGACCTGGCAGCGGATGGAAGAGAAAGCCTCTGAGGGCCGCAAGGATCTGCACCGAAAGGTCGACGATCTTCGCGCCGAGATGACGGCTATGGGCGCGCAGGTGACGACGGCGACTAAAGACATCTCGGACATGAAACCGACCGTCCAGGCCGTGCAGAATGTTCAGGTGCAGGCGACCGGCGTGCGCAATGCCAGCCGTTGGCTCTATTGGGCCGCTGTCGGTTTAAGCGGCGGGGTCGGCTGGATCATCACGAACTTCATCGACATTCATCTCAAGCGCTGA
- a CDS encoding peptidoglycan-binding protein: MTSAVISASAIDLHGISHATFDLIVSAEVTSPAWYSRHLSGATWPGEQSGVTIGCGYDVGQTTRQQFQADWSGKIPDAMLRALAKCCGVTGPAAEKLARRLRGVVDIPWDVALEVFSSHDIPRYLAICRRLLPGFDELSPDCKGVILSIAFNRDAGGFNKPGPRWSEMRQIKAAIGSGELAKIPGLIRSMKRLWPDSKGLRIRRDDEAALFERGLATWHPHEHAKLATTPAPVDPDAVAYVQGRLRELGYYDVGQVDGEPSPQGRTEGMILAYRNARGLPLTPVIDGQLIAELGKPQAPRPVAETRASATVADLRDEGSQTIALTDRAKGWAGKIFGSSTGLGGAGVLAWLTDRATQVSAAKDAVGALGLTPGAIQAIAISIAALVVVAGVGVLVWFVADQLERRRLADYRAGKHA, encoded by the coding sequence ATGACCAGCGCAGTCATTTCTGCGAGCGCTATCGATTTGCATGGAATCTCCCACGCGACCTTTGACCTGATCGTCAGCGCCGAGGTCACCAGCCCGGCCTGGTATTCAAGGCATCTGAGCGGCGCGACCTGGCCCGGCGAACAGTCCGGCGTGACGATCGGTTGCGGCTATGACGTCGGCCAGACGACGCGGCAGCAGTTCCAGGCCGATTGGTCGGGCAAGATTCCGGACGCGATGTTGAGGGCGCTGGCGAAGTGCTGCGGCGTCACCGGGCCGGCGGCGGAGAAGCTGGCGCGCAGGCTGCGCGGCGTCGTCGATATCCCTTGGGACGTCGCGCTCGAGGTTTTCTCGAGCCACGACATTCCGCGCTATCTGGCGATCTGTCGGCGGCTGCTGCCTGGCTTCGACGAGCTCTCGCCGGATTGCAAAGGCGTCATCCTCTCGATCGCCTTCAACCGCGACGCCGGCGGCTTCAACAAGCCGGGACCGCGCTGGTCGGAGATGCGGCAGATCAAGGCCGCGATCGGCAGCGGCGAGCTCGCCAAGATCCCTGGCCTCATCCGCTCGATGAAACGGCTCTGGCCCGACAGCAAGGGCTTGCGCATCCGCCGCGACGACGAGGCGGCGCTGTTCGAGCGCGGCCTCGCAACGTGGCATCCGCATGAGCATGCGAAGCTCGCGACGACGCCGGCGCCGGTCGATCCGGACGCCGTCGCCTATGTGCAGGGACGGCTGCGCGAGCTCGGCTATTACGACGTCGGCCAGGTCGACGGCGAGCCCTCGCCGCAGGGTCGGACCGAGGGAATGATCCTGGCCTACCGCAACGCGCGCGGCCTGCCGCTGACGCCGGTGATCGACGGCCAGCTGATCGCCGAGCTCGGCAAGCCGCAGGCGCCGCGGCCGGTCGCCGAGACGCGAGCGAGCGCGACCGTCGCGGATCTCCGCGACGAGGGCTCGCAGACCATCGCGCTGACCGATCGCGCCAAGGGATGGGCCGGCAAGATCTTCGGCAGCTCGACCGGCCTCGGGGGCGCCGGCGTGCTCGCCTGGCTTACGGACCGCGCGACACAGGTCTCGGCCGCAAAGGACGCGGTCGGCGCGCTCGGCCTGACGCCTGGCGCGATCCAGGCGATCGCGATCAGCATCGCCGCCCTGGTCGTCGTCGCCGGCGTCGGCGTCCTGGTCTGGTTCGTGGCCGACCAGCTCGAGCGGCGCCGCCTGGCTGACTATCGCGCGGGGAAGCACGCATGA